The following is a genomic window from Vicinamibacterales bacterium.
CGGTCATCCGGGAGCTGCTCAAGCTCACGGCGTTGCCCGACATCATCTCGTTTGCCGGCGGTCTGCCCGGCCCCGATCTGTTTCCGGTCGAGGAGATGAAGGAGGCCACCGAGACCGTCCTCGAAACCAAGGGTCGGATCGCCCTCCAGTACAGCACCACGGAGGGGTTCCCGCCGCTCCGCGAGATGATCGTCCGCCACATGGCCCGCTACGGCATCGTGGTGGACATCGACAACGTCCTCATCACCAGCGGATCGCAGCAGGCGCTCGATCTCATCGGCAAGATCCTGATCAATCCCGGCGACAAGGTCCTCACGGAGAATCCGACGTACCTGGGGGCGCTCCAGGCGTTCACCATGTACGGCGCCGACTTCGTGACGGTGCCCGCCGACGATGACGGGATGGTGACAGACAGGTTGGAGGATTCGCTGCGCAGCGGCCCGAAGTTCATCTACGCGCTGCCGAACTTCCAGAACCCGTCGGGCGTCACCATGCCGTACGATCGCCGGAAGGCGCTCATCCGTGCGTCGGACCACTACGGCATTCCGATCATCGAGGACGACCCCTACGGCCAGCTCCGCTACGAGGGCGAGCACATCAAGCCGCTCGTGGTCATCGACGCGGAGTGCCTCGAGTGTCAGCACAACGGGAAATACACAGGGAACGTGATCTACCTGAGCACGTTCAGCAAGACGCTCGCGCCGGGTCTCCGAATGGCCTGGATTGTCGCGCCGAAGGAGGTCATCAACCGGCTGGTCCAGGCCAAGCAGGGCACCGACCTCCAGTGCAGCACGTTCGATCAGATGGTGACCTACGAGGTGGGGCGCGGTGGCTTCATCGACCGCCACGTGCACAAGATCCGCGAGGTGTATGGTCACCGCCGGAACGTGATGCTCGCGGCGCTGGAGAAGGCATTCCCGGATCCGTCGCTCGGCGTGAGGTGGACGCACCCGCAGGGCGGTCTGTTCCTCTGGGCGACGTTGCCGGAGTGGCTTGACACGGCGGAACTGCTGACCGCGGCGGTCAAGGAGAAGGTCGCGTTCGTACCCGGCTCGCCGTTCTTCCCCGGCGGCGGCGGCCACAACACCATGCGCCTGAACTTCAGCAACGCGAACGATCCGCAGATCGAGGAAGGGATCGCGCGCCTGGGCCGCGTCATCCTGCGGCATCTCGAGGCCCACGCCGAGAAGGAGCGCGGGACGGCGACGGCGTAGGGACAGGAGCCAGGAGCGAGATGAAGAGTCGAGTGGCCGTGCTGCGCGTCGAACCGTCAACTGTGCTCGACGCGACCGAGCGGCTCTGTGAATTGGCGGGGATGCGGCAGGCGCTGTCACGTGCAGCGCCGACGATCCTCAAGGACAACATCTCCTGGCACTTCCCGTTCCCCGGCGCCAACACCACGCCGTGGCAACTCGAAGGGACGATCAAGGCGCTCCGTGCTGGCGGCTACGACAACCTCTCGTGCGTCCAGAACAAGACCGTTGTCACCGACGCCTTCAAGGGGGAAGACCTCAACCACTACGTCCCGATCCTGAAGCAGTACGGCATCCCGATTCTCTACAACTTCCGCGAAGGGGACATGAAGTGGATCCGCTACGATCCGAAGGCTCGGATGCACGTCCTCCACAAGGTCTTCCCCGAGGGCATTCACATCCCCGACTACTTCCCGGGTAAGAACATCGTCCACCTGCCGACCGTCAAGTGCCACATCTACACGACCACGACAGGCGCGATGAAGAACGCGTTCGGCGGCCTGCTACACACGCATCGGCACTATACGCATTCGTGGATCCATCGGACGCTCGTCGACCTGCTCGCCATCCAGAAGGAGATCCACCCGGGCGTGTTCGCCGTGATGGACGGGACGACCGCGGGTAACGGTCCCGGACCGCGCACGATGTATCCGGTCATCAAGAACGTGATGCTGGCGTCGGTCGACCAGGTGGCCATCGACGCGGTCGCGGCGAAGATGATGGGCTTCGACCCGATGAGCATCGAGTACATCCGCGTCGCTCACGACGACGGGTTGGGCGTCGGCGACCCGCGCGACATCGAACTCGTGGGCGATGACGTGTCGCAGGAGTCGTGGGGCTTCCACGTCGGAGACAACCTCGCCAGCATCGGAGGCGACCTCTTCTGGTTCTCGCCGCTCAAGGTGTTCCAGAAGCTGCTCTTTCACACGCCCATCGTGCACCTGTTCGTGTTCGCGTCCGAGACCTACCACGACTACTACCGCTGGCCGATGAAGGACCGCCGCACGTTCGAGCGGTGGAAGCGGGACACGAGCTGGGGACAGTTGTTCCAGCAGTACGAGCAGGACGAGAATTAGGGATCAGGGATCGGGCACGTCCTCCATTCCGGTCTCCTCCGGCCGGAAGCCCCGAGGGTGGCGCTCAACAATCATTGCGTCTGACGGCGCGCGCACGCAAAGGCTGGCTCCCGAGGCAGGACCGGGATCCACGGCCCCCCGCGAAAGTGCTAGAGTGCCGTAGAGTCACCATGCCATCGACTGAGAGTGCCTTCTATCCCCGCGTGTTTGCTTCGGTCACCGCCGTGGTGCTCGGCGTCGCCATGCTGTGGATGCTGCAGCCGCTCGTCGGACCGCTGTTGTGGGCCGGGCTGCTGGCGTTCCTGCTCAATCCGGCTGCCGAGAGGATGTCCGCCGCCTTCAAGGGGCGGAGGAGTCTCGCCGCGCTGCTGCTCACGCTCGCGGTCGTGGTCACGGTCGTCGTCCCGTTGATCTTCGTCGTCACGATGTTCGTGATGCAGACCTCGGAGCTGGTCGGCCGCCTGCAGTCGAGCGCTGCGCAGTACCAGATCCAGAGCCCCAGCGACGTGCTGGCGCTCCCCGCGGTCGATGCCGTCGTCAAACGGATTGGGAACCTCGTGCCGATCAGCGCGCAGCAGGTGCGCGACGCGGCAATCAAGGGCGGGCAGGATCTGTTGCAGGCCCTGATCTCGCTCGGCGGTTCGTTGTTCGCGAGCATCTTCGGCGCGGTCGTCGCCGTCATCCTCGCGTTGTTCCTGTTCTTCTTCTTCGTTCGCGATGGCCACCTCATGATCGAGCGCGCGATGGTGCTCGTTCCACTCGATGAACGACGGAAGGCGGATCTGCTCGCGCACTTGTCAAGCGTGCTGCGGGCGATCGTGCTCGGCTCGCTCGTGACCGCGATGGTTCAGGGCTCTCTCGTCGGCATCGGCTTTGCCATCGTCGGCCTGCCCTCGCCCATCGTCTTCGCCGTGCTGGCCATGGGCGCCTCGCTCATCCCGTTCATCGGCACGACCCTCGTCTGGGTCCCGGCCGCGTTGTGGCTGGTGTTGACCGGCCACTGGGGCATGGGCGTGTTCCTGGTCGTCTGGGGCGTCGCCGTCGTCTCGAGCGCCGACAACGTGGTGCGCCCGCTGTTCATCTCGACTCGGGCGAAGATCAGCACGCTGCCGGTGTTCATCGGCCTCATCGGCGGCATCAGCGCCTTCGGCGCCATTGGGGCGTTCCTCGGGCCCGTGCTCATCGCGCTGGTGCTGGCGCTGCTGGACTTCGCCGCCGAAGCGCGCCGCGAAGTTCCTCCGCCA
Proteins encoded in this region:
- a CDS encoding DUF362 domain-containing protein: MKSRVAVLRVEPSTVLDATERLCELAGMRQALSRAAPTILKDNISWHFPFPGANTTPWQLEGTIKALRAGGYDNLSCVQNKTVVTDAFKGEDLNHYVPILKQYGIPILYNFREGDMKWIRYDPKARMHVLHKVFPEGIHIPDYFPGKNIVHLPTVKCHIYTTTTGAMKNAFGGLLHTHRHYTHSWIHRTLVDLLAIQKEIHPGVFAVMDGTTAGNGPGPRTMYPVIKNVMLASVDQVAIDAVAAKMMGFDPMSIEYIRVAHDDGLGVGDPRDIELVGDDVSQESWGFHVGDNLASIGGDLFWFSPLKVFQKLLFHTPIVHLFVFASETYHDYYRWPMKDRRTFERWKRDTSWGQLFQQYEQDEN
- a CDS encoding PLP-dependent aminotransferase family protein codes for the protein MSTLWVHRYAQRTQRMTSSVIRELLKLTALPDIISFAGGLPGPDLFPVEEMKEATETVLETKGRIALQYSTTEGFPPLREMIVRHMARYGIVVDIDNVLITSGSQQALDLIGKILINPGDKVLTENPTYLGALQAFTMYGADFVTVPADDDGMVTDRLEDSLRSGPKFIYALPNFQNPSGVTMPYDRRKALIRASDHYGIPIIEDDPYGQLRYEGEHIKPLVVIDAECLECQHNGKYTGNVIYLSTFSKTLAPGLRMAWIVAPKEVINRLVQAKQGTDLQCSTFDQMVTYEVGRGGFIDRHVHKIREVYGHRRNVMLAALEKAFPDPSLGVRWTHPQGGLFLWATLPEWLDTAELLTAAVKEKVAFVPGSPFFPGGGGHNTMRLNFSNANDPQIEEGIARLGRVILRHLEAHAEKERGTATA
- a CDS encoding AI-2E family transporter produces the protein MPSTESAFYPRVFASVTAVVLGVAMLWMLQPLVGPLLWAGLLAFLLNPAAERMSAAFKGRRSLAALLLTLAVVVTVVVPLIFVVTMFVMQTSELVGRLQSSAAQYQIQSPSDVLALPAVDAVVKRIGNLVPISAQQVRDAAIKGGQDLLQALISLGGSLFASIFGAVVAVILALFLFFFFVRDGHLMIERAMVLVPLDERRKADLLAHLSSVLRAIVLGSLVTAMVQGSLVGIGFAIVGLPSPIVFAVLAMGASLIPFIGTTLVWVPAALWLVLTGHWGMGVFLVVWGVAVVSSADNVVRPLFISTRAKISTLPVFIGLIGGISAFGAIGAFLGPVLIALVLALLDFAAEARREVPPPEAQTP